One window of Nocardia nova SH22a genomic DNA carries:
- a CDS encoding ArsR/SmtB family transcription factor has protein sequence MPGLSRPLYQMKAEFFKTLGHPVRIRVLELLSEREHAVSEMLTEIGVEAASLSQQLAVLRRAGLVVARREGLSVTYELTSPEVAELLAVARAILTGVVAGQAEALGHSA, from the coding sequence ATGCCGGGATTGAGCAGGCCCCTGTATCAGATGAAGGCCGAGTTCTTCAAAACCCTCGGCCATCCGGTGCGCATCCGCGTCCTGGAATTGCTGAGCGAGCGTGAACACGCCGTATCGGAGATGCTGACCGAGATCGGCGTGGAGGCCGCGAGCCTGTCGCAGCAGCTGGCGGTGCTGCGCCGGGCCGGGCTGGTGGTCGCGCGGCGCGAGGGGCTGTCGGTCACCTATGAGCTCACATCTCCGGAAGTGGCCGAACTACTCGCGGTCGCGAGGGCGATTCTGACCGGGGTCGTCGCAGGTCAGGCGGAGGCGCTGGGGCACTCGGCCTAG